Sequence from the Lasioglossum baleicum chromosome 9, iyLasBale1, whole genome shotgun sequence genome:
ATATCCTTTGACAAACTATACATTTGGAACAAAAGAGCCACTCTTCGAGAAAGATCCATCAGTGCCAGCAAGGTTTCAGCGCATGAGAGATGAATTTGACAAAATTGGAATGCGTCGCAGTGTAGAAGGAGTTTTATTGGTACATGAACATGGATTACCACATGTCCTCCTTCTACAATTGGGAACAACATTCTTCAAATtgtaaatacaatttattcttccaataatttctttttatcgatatttattagttctactgatatttattATTCCTCTTGTAGACCCGGTGGAGAACTAAATGCAGGAGAAGACGAGGTAGAGGGCCTAAAACGGCTCCTTACAGAGGTAACAGTTAGCACGACGCCTAATGCTACCTTACGAGGTAGCTAGGAGTGATGTTTTGATATGTTAGATTGTAACACTGTTTATGAACCTATTATACCAATCCTAAAAATGTTTGTAGAACTTATGTAACCGGGCCTGTAGCTCAGAATAGGGACTTTTTAATTTGTTACATTAGGATTTACACTTTAGTGTGCTGCATGCCCGGACACTTCAATGTTCGTATATATAGCCATAAAAATTGTAACTTATTACCTTGTATAAGGGCTATGGTTAGCTAAGAACATTGTTCTTATTACGCTCGTTATAATGTATTAATTCAAATATGAAAGAAGCAAACCACGAAGATTGTAATATTATAACAAGAAGATTGTATTGTACAGATTGTTATTAACTTTTTGTTGTGATCTGTGAAGCAAAcatcaaaagggaaaattgtaTGAAATTATAGATAGTACTAAAAATTCTCGATAAAACCATATTAATTGAAAAACGTACAAAACTATGGTTTTCCCTGGTGTGATCAATATATTAGGTAGTTttcaaatctttatgcatttcacaagattcttattaaaatgatgtATTTATGTACAACAGCTGTTTCATTCAATTAGGTATCTGTAAGCAAAAAAGTCGAAAGTATTGTATCAAATACTTTTGGCTTACATTATCGATTGTACAAGAATAACAGGAACATATTAGGGAATCGTTGACGAGGTTAAATGTTAACAAACTGAATAAGATTATATAGttgttttaaatatataataaaattgtgtAACCATGTTCTTAGTGGACTGAACGAAGAAGGATGTGTTTTAAACGCGTACATCAAACATATATAAAAGTGTAttataactaaaataaaatatagtttAATGTTGAATTCATTTTTAGACATTCGGACGCCAAGATGGAGTCAAGCAAGAATGGGTGATAGAAGATACCATAGGAAACTGGTGGAGACCCAATTTTGAACCACCTCAGTACCCCTATGTGCCGCCGCATATCACCAAACCAAAGGAGCACAAAAGGTTGTTCCTTGTCCAGTTACAAGAGAAAGGTAATGTTCACATTTTctcttaaaaatattttgcctACTATAGTAAGTCTATTAACTGGTGGCTTaaactttttcttattttttagctTTATTCGCAgtaccaaaaaattataaactagtCGCCGCACCGTTATTCGAGTTGTATGATAATTCACAAGGATACGGACCCATCATCTCCTCTTTACCACAGTCACTTTGCAGGTATTAAAACATACAGTAGAGTATAGTATATACATAATTTATAGTACATACACGTAACCATTCCCTTTTTCTAATTTCTactatattttgtgtttcagatttaattttatctatATGTGAAAGAGAAAATAACACAAGCGAGAAAGTGAAGTAATTTTATTTAAGTTAACAGAAACtactataaatatatgtatgtatgagaTGACGAGTGAAACGGCAAAAAAGACTTTTGTTCTATGTATAATACGACGTGCACTACaaattaaatcattttttaagtAGTACTTATACAATTCATTCGCACTTTTAATCTTCAATCCTTGTATTTACGTCATTCTTCCACTTTATGCTTATCGGTAGCTACGATTATGTCGACTTTTACTGTAAGATGTACATATACTGTTAAATATTAtcgtttatatgtataattgtgaAATGTTTTAGTTTTATGTTATGAATTCTGTCAAAAAAGTATtgaatttaatatacatataattttatgaaaaatgtaattttgtaaAACCACGATATAATTCACAAAATTTTCATCTTAtggaaattaaatttgatattaACAAAAACTAGTTCGCGTTGATTAGCCCTTTGACTGCGAAAGGCGTATAATATACGCCCCCACAAATGTATCAATATATGAGAGAGGCGTATCGTTTCATGTAACATAGCAATCAATGGCGGATCTAGACATGAGCTTTATGGGCTGCAGCCCAGGCCCCTCCGTggtaaaaaacaataaaaacatcgTTAAATTAAcaacaaaattatacaaaactTTTGATACTTTAGTTAGTTAACCCAGGGATCTGAAATTAACGGTCCGCCTCTGATAGCTACTGTAAATAGCTGAATATCTGCAACTGTTTCAATACGACAAACAATAAGTTGCAGCGATTGACATGCGAATTTGATTCCGTGCGAAAGTGCGCCGGAGTCAAAGTTTTAAGCTATTACATCCTAATTAATACAGTTACTATTGTTGCTATCCGTTTTGGTTGAATATCCCGAAATAGAAAAAAGATGCGTAGTGGCAGAGCAGtagttaaaatttaatttcttgagGTCGAGAAATTGCCGTTTTCTATTTGTCAGTGCCGTAATGTATAAAAGCATATCTGATGCTCTAAATCTAAATCGTCAGAGAGTTCATATAttgttaatattatcgtttataTATGTACAATTGGAAAATGGTTTAGTTTCACGTTATAAGTTCTGAGgagaagaatatttttatgacaaatgtaaataattttgtaaaatcacgagatataatttataaaatatatattatttttatagacaaTAAATTTGATATTAACAAAACAAGTTCATAGTGATAGTAAACATTTCCCTTTAATTTGTTATAAGTAGagtagcggatctttatgcattatgacttttaacaattttcaaaaattgttaaaCTATAAAAATTctcagaatttagtacaattttaatttatttcagaagtACGAAGACTGTTAccattgaaaataagattttacatgattccacttccttaaaatttgtctacaaaaattgaaaattgcataaacacgtCATTaggatattaaaatatatatataaatgtgaGAAATTGGTTGGACATCTctagaaattgaaataaagacAGTATATAgtagtaaaaattttatttcttgggATATCTAGAGATTGCATCGACGTTTTCTATTTGCCAGCGCCGTAAGGACACGTGTGTCTGACATTCTGATACGTCAGAGAATTTATTTGGAATGTTCGTGGATTTTTTCATTTAGTATAACACAAAAATGCAGGAACAGACCGAAGAATTGGTGCAAGAGGAAACGATTATGAAGAAGGTACATATAAAATCATATTCCATCCGTTTTTGATTCGATCTGTGAGAGATCTTTTATCTTAACCTCCACATGATTTGTTTCATCGCAACAATTTTGCACGCTTTAGATGCAAAAAGTGGAAGACGCTTTGCAAGACTCTTTACATAGAGTCTCTGTACTCGAGAACAGATTGAAAACGAAATTGCTGACGATAGAAAATCGTGAGCGGATAGAGACTGAACTGGAAGAAGTTAAGGAGGTACTTAGGaagaatgaagaaaaattgcaaaGCTTAAGAAGGCAGAACACAAAATCTTTCATGGTAGCAGGGAGCATGATTTTTGCATGTTTTCTACTTTATGGATTATATTTAatgatttttggaaaaagtatattttaatatttttattctacatttctaGAAATTTGATATGATTGTAACAGTTGAGTCATATTCAGTAAGTAATATtaacacataataataataaacctaTGTTCATTGACTGCCATGagaacaaacaaatttttacaagaCAGTTTACTTTTTACTAGATTAGGCATTTCTGATGTAGTATCAATCAGCGAATGATCTTTGGATCATGTCTAGTTACACACATTGCAATTTTGATTATAACTGTTAAACTCTGGCTTTGAAAGGGTAAAGGTTAATGATGCAGCACTTCTATTAATTACTTGTTTTATaacttaattttaataaaacagttTTTTTATAACATTAGATTGCTGAGATTCGTGGTGCTATATCTAtacataaataacaataatattttatatatatcttttacaataaaaataatatatttcttttatcctttatataaatatattctatgAATATTTCTCCTGGTGTAAATCATATAATAGACACGATTATTGCACAAAAGATACGGAAAgaaatgcatttttcatattAGTCTTGTAATGAACATTCCTGTATATTTAATGAATGTTATCTGCTGGACCACTCGAAAATTATAGTTATTGTTTTTCTGTTAAACATAGACCATTGTGTTTATgatgtgaaaataaaatttgtcaagttATCCAGTAACTAAATCATATTGAGGTGTTCCAGCAAGACGACTTTGCATGTATTTAGCATGTATTTCAGTATTCAAGTAACTGTTTTTAACTGCTGAGTTATCTTTCATGGCAGATCTCCATTCCAActgaaattgtaaataaatatgtttataattatttaccACTGATACACAGCACTTTTATATTAAACTGTTGAATTGAAAGCACATCGTACCAGTCTTTTAAAACGATCACGAGGTATAACATACTGCTCTCCTCGTAAAGTTTTAAGTATGTCTGACCTTTCCCACCAAGGCCAAATCATAAAGTCCAACATTCCAGGAGAATTACCACCGAAGAAAGCTGTTCCTCTCCTTGCAAGTTCTTTCTCAAACAGTTCTAGACCGACTAGTGCCTCTTCAAACACGTCACATCCCATAGATGCATTCACATATagctaaaataaataaattgttattgcaTGTTACAAAGTATGTTCTGAAAgtggtatataaatatatatattaatctaTATATACTTTATAAATAGTACTTATGACAGAATTGAATCTATCAATCAGTAATTTATCCTTGGCTTTTGCCAGAGGATTGGTTGGATAAAGTTTATTTTCGGGATATGCTTCATCCAAATATTCAGCAACGACAAGACTTTCGTATAATGTTTCTCCTCCATTCAACTCTATACAAGGAACTTTACCATACGGACTTTTCTCCAATAGCCAGTCAGGCTTATTTGCCAAATTAACATAAACAACATCATATCTACAAACAAATAATAGCAAATTAAAAGGGAAACGGTAAGTTTgcttttaaaatagaaaaagtacaaaaaatatataatatataaggtagaataaatagaataatcaatTAAATCGATTTTTAGATTGAATTACATACGGTAATTTTTTCGCATCAAGTACTAAATGAATTCTTTGGGCGTACGGACAAAATCGCATGCTGTATAAACGTATTGTGCCAGGTTTAATGGGTGGGGCAACAGATCCtggaataacagttttattaaaagAATGATCCTTTTGCGACTTCACGCTGATTTCGAATTTTGTAGTAACACTATCTTACCGGCTGTTAAATGTTTTGAACTCATATCGAGTGTCTTGATGACTGAAAATTGATCGAGACCCCGCAGAAATTCGCAATGATTCTTTCActtgaaataatatttgaaatttttgtagaGGCCGGTTGCTATAAACGTCAGATTGTCAAGGTTTCCAGGCAGAGACCACTTGTCGCTAACGGGAACAAATTTTCTCGAAGCTTACGTGTTTACGTATTTTTATCCTCTTCATAAGGCGTTCCTAAAGTCATCTGAATAAATATTCCTATTAATTATTGACAAATGTAATTTATTTCCCACGAGTTTGGGAGCAATGGAAAACTCTCGATTTGGAAAatttgagaaaaatatttttcatatatgCCAACTCTTCAGAAGAAAGTTTCGAGGAGAATAGTTTAGTGCATttaggggctagtctaccctcgatttgtaactagaaaattactagaatcttactagattttgggtcgaaaatatgggtttcgtactaaacgttgtttgaccatattagaacaaattgtgggctgtgtgagcgctcattcgaaagaggaaggttagacgcagcgcgcttttctcacgaggttaacgagattatgttaataactaataatatgagggcccaaagtagagaaaaaatctaggaaaaaatcccgtagatttcaatgcattttctgtctctaatagacttttttgacttatgagatgagaaaagcgcgctgcgttgaaccttcctctttcgaatgagccctcacacagctcaaaatatgctcgtataaggtcaaacaacgtttagttccgaacccattctttctagtaagattctagttatttgctagatatttgctatttactagaatcttactagattttgggtcgaaaaaatgggttcggaactaaacgttgtttgaccttatacgagcatattttgagctgtgtgagggctcattcgaaagaggaaggttcaacgcagcgcgcttttctcatctcataagtcaaaaaagtctattagagacagaaaatgcattgaaatctgcgggattttttcctagattttttctcgactttgggccatcatattattagttattaacataatctcgttaacctcgtgagaaaagcgcgctgcgtctattcttcctctttcgaatgagccctcacacagcccacaatttgttctaataaggtcaaacaacgtttagtacgaaacccatattttcgacccaaaatctagtaagattctagtaattttctagttacaaatcgagggtagactacccccttagtGTTTTGTGGCTAGGGATATTTGGTAGGAAACCAGACGCTAGCGCCATCTTAGGCGCCATCGAAGATTCGAAACGTACGTTCGGAGTGCTATCGTTgacttctttttttaaatttaatagtgtGTTTCCATAGTCCCAAATTGTAATTTAGTGTGCAGTTTTCCTTGAGAAGTGTTTGCAACAAAACTGAAGATGCTACCATCGAGTTTTTACAAACAAATCAGAACCATGTCGACGGACGAACAACTGCGTTGTCGTTTCTAAGTTTTGACAGAGGATTTTGGTATGTATGCATATATACGTATACGAATCTAAGTTATCATACATTCTgatattgttttaataatttgttACGGATAAGAACATACTTgtacttatacatatatacatatcaaGTTTGATTTGTGTAGTTCTATTAAATTGCAAAAATAGAGAGGAGgactttataaataattaatgatgCGGTGTTTATACATTCAAGTATAAGAAATATTGAATTCTTACAATAGAGAATGTTATGAATTAATATTCTGTTCGTGCAaacagaaaaatattgaaaataaaattttcatattgataTGTACAGTTGGGAAATCTTAATGGCAGCCATTACCCATGATGCACTGTTTTCCGCtccattttaaaattatatttatttaacagaTACATACAATTAATTGTTTGTAGTTTTATAATGTGAACTATTAAGATGAGTTCcaattacataaataaatagtaattttACCCTAAGTACGGTGgaaagcaattttttaaatagtttGTTGTGATCAATTCTTTAAAGTTCTTTTGTTCACATGACCAGAAGTGTAAATTCGGATCTCACATTTCCTAAATTACTGTTACTATTTATAACCTTCGAATGGcgcacttttttataattatgtaaTTGACATTGCTTAGGACCGTTTGCAGCTTTAactaattctttaaaatatatttttaaaggtGCTTCTTGTAGAAGCATTAGTCTTTCAGTTATTCTCAATGAAGCAGCTATTTGTTTAGTGTAATTACCAATAATTAAGTATGCGAATGACTATTTTGATATTCTGGGTCAAGATAGGCCCAGGCACCGCCGTCGGATCTTTAAAACGCGTTCTTTCAAAATATTCGTTTGAGCCGTAAATAACTTGCGTCAcagacattttaaaattatggAATGGGTATGATCTGATGATATAATAACAATCTATTAGTCTACTGATAATTGGGAACATGAATTCGACAAAACTGAATATGAAATATTCTGCACCGATATTTTGTCATATGAAAACGGATATTACAATTGGTTCAACTGAATGTTCAGAATTAAAACAAAAGAATCAAAAATGTTAGAAATTTCTGTCAATAAATTAGATTCCACTTCCCAAACCGCAGCCATGATTATTACAGTTCCAAGGTTCTCACAGTCTTCTCTCTGTATCTCACTCCAATTCtaccataaaataaaataaataaaagagcaTTTCCCGGAGGGTTCGAAAAGCACCGTTCCCCAAAACGGCGTCCTTTCAAAGAGGATTCTTGTCACGAGCGAAAACGAAACATAAGGCCGGACAAAGCAGCGATCTCTTCTAATTACTGGCAACTATTACCGAAAAACCTCTCCGGGTGTTTCGCGGGGCTGCACGTTACATTCCCCTTAAACAAGGGAAATACCGAGAAAGGGGTTAAAGCGTCGATTGGCGGCCACTCAGCCCGTTGCCTCTATCAAGAAAGCCCGGCCGCTATCCGGTGGTAATAACCGCGTACACAGAGGATCAGACGGCTGGCCTGGTAGCTGAGTGGTAGCGCGAAGGACACGTGTAGGTGGAGACAAGGTGATGGTGGCAGGAGACGGGTGGACAGGGTTGGAAGGTGTGCTGAAGGGGGTAGAAAGACGGGTTTCGAGGGAGGGTTGCCGAGGGGTTGGGGTGGTTGAACAGCTTTGGTGGAGGACGAGGAGGAACGGCGCGGGCGCTGATTGGTAGCAGAATCGATTAGCCGAGCCGGGCTAAACCTTCGGCATCGCGTCGGCTTCGGCGACGCCACGAATTTCCCGAATGGGGGTTTCCCGTTGGGGCGGGCCCGAATCCAGGGAATACCTCGGCGTTCTCCATGGCAACCCGACCAATTCGCCAACCACCGACAACCAAGGCTGACCTACCGTGTGTTGCTTATTTTTCCTCTGTCGCTCTTTCGCTCTTTCACCCCGTGTAGCTCCCTTTCcctcttccctctctctctcgctttgcTTTTTTTCTTCATTTCAACCCCACCAAGAGTCTCTCATCCTCGTTCCGCAGCTATCCTTTGTGTCCGCTCCTTTCCCCTTTGTCTCCTATTTTTCTGAGTTTCGTTTACGCTGCCGAAGCGAGACGGCGAACAGGTATTACCAGGCTTCCACCTCTTCCTCCGTGGTAACTTCGCAGCACAAAGCTCGAGCTAGCTCTCTTGCGCGCGTGCGAGCATAGATGCGCGCGCGTGtatatgtgtatgtgtgtgtatttCGTTACGCAATCTCTGTCGGTGTAGATGCGGTGTGCCCAGACACCAGAGATACAGGGAGAGCCACATTGATTTTGCCGACGACTGATACAACCCCGTCGGCACGTTTAATTAGAACATGGCGACTTTAATACAAGCGCACGACAACAAGAACAACAACAGCGCCCCTTCCCCCTGCACCCCTCCCCCAACCGACTGCTGTGTCCCTTCAACGTCCACACGTCCCTCGATCCTTTCCTTTTTCCCCGTGACTATGATGATGGCGGTGTCGAGAGAGTCTTCCGACCTCCGACGAAACTCGGCTACTCTGACTCGAAGGGGTCGCTTATCTACCTAGCCTAACGCGGTCTATGCTAGTGCCAAACAACCCGTcgtccgctctctctctttctcgctcgctcgctcgctcgatcTCTTTTTCTCTCATTCTCTCGCGCACACTCATTCGTCATTGTCATCATCGTCATCTTTATTATTATCATCCTCGTACAGGTTTCGAGAATCACGCCCACTCGCacgcacatacatacacaccTCGAGCGTACATGCATTCACGCACACAGATTATCGGTTTCGCTCGATGGCGCACACGTTAATACATTCTCGCGCTATGACTATGTCGTCTACACGCCTACGCTACACATGAAAACACCCTATCTACATTAGAGCCCCTCGACGATCCGTGGAACCAGCTTGGAAAATGAGGCTCGAGCGGGCTGGTTTCGCGATGGCCTGGACACTAACTTCAACGGATTTCCGAATGGCTAGATTGTATACCACCGTTCAAAAATGATTCATTGATTGTTAGACTTACTGGATTAGCTCTGTTTGCAAGTTAGCTCTCTTTAGCCTTTGCTTTCGGTACCAAAGAAACCAAGATGCTTTCGGTAAtatcttcttctcttttttagcACTGTCCGAAGATCTCTTCGGTCACAAGTATTCTTTTTAATTACAAATGAAAGACTCAGCACCGTTTTGAACAAAAATTGCAACCCCAGAAGAAACCGCAGTGTGTGCTATAATTTTCTTGTTGCGTATGTAGTGTACACGAGGAGCATTTCTGAATTCATTGTTTAATAGACATTTATTATGGAATTCATATTTCTTGGGCACAAACACTTCATAGTCAAAAGCTCGTCTTTCCTTGCTCTTGCAACTTTTGTGCAAAACAGTATACTCTTGAGCGGTAGTATACTCAAACGCAAAAGATTTTGATCTCTTGCATACTGAATAGTTTTTGAGGCTGTAACAACGAAgatgcagaaaatgaaatttctacTCTGCAATCTTATTATTAATCTTTGTAATCTTTCTTTGATAAACATTGTCGAATGATTCGAGTGGCCAATCGTTGCTCGGGCCAATCCCGGTGAACGACCGTCGGTGGTTGATTCCACGGAGCGCTCGTCGGGCCCGGTACGCTAATCGTTAGAGTAATTCTAGGGATGCTTGGGGTCTTACGAATGGTATGATACAGTATACGACTTAAGGAGTTACGCTTCTTCGACAGAGGTACACCTTTATCGCGGCGGGCTGGGTCGCCTTCGTTCGGCTGGCCCGCTGGACGGGTTCTCCGGGCTCTAAAAACCCGGGTTTTCCGGCCTCTTCTGGTGACCCTGTCCCACCGTTCTTCCCACATAGATAGAGCGACCGCATCACTCGCGGCTGATCGGCGATGAACGACGGTGAGAACGCGGCTACGGGGATTTTACGCTCGGCTTTGATATGACTCGACGTTGTACTTTGGAATTCAGATTGTTGCGACTCGAGCTTTCGTTGGGATGGGCGATTGGTCGGTGGTTGATCGATCTCCTGGTCAAATATCGATACAGTAGAGCCTCCGGTTGTTAAACATCCCCCTAAGTACCTAGCACCAAGTACAGTCatctctagactgcggattttacgcatttatgacgaaaatgggtgagtgtaatttcaaacaataggaagattaagagaatttataattatctacatattttttataacttaataaaatcactaaagagagaaataagtagctattttattttgtataaagatccgcagtctagtcatctcCCCAAATAGTTCGGTATTAATTGCCCTACTAATTGCTCTCGATACGTGGAAAATTATACAAACAACACATTGGGCGAGAGTACTGCATCGTGGGGGTCTCGAGAGAAGAGACTTGGAACAGCACAGGGTCAAGAGGGGTAAGCTTCTCGATCCGCCTCATCCCCACCTTGAACGCTCAGGTGACCTTCAGATATGTGGGGGATCAGCGATGTTTTAGAACATTCCATGCCTAAGCGAATTCAAGACGTCGCTTCATTTCACTCAG
This genomic interval carries:
- the Cpsf5 gene encoding cleavage and polyadenylation specificity factor subunit 5, with the translated sequence MAMATTQVKGSGWPRRASNSSFEGKVVQNQSVTINRTVNLYPLTNYTFGTKEPLFEKDPSVPARFQRMRDEFDKIGMRRSVEGVLLVHEHGLPHVLLLQLGTTFFKLPGGELNAGEDEVEGLKRLLTETFGRQDGVKQEWVIEDTIGNWWRPNFEPPQYPYVPPHITKPKEHKRLFLVQLQEKALFAVPKNYKLVAAPLFELYDNSQGYGPIISSLPQSLCRFNFIYM
- the LOC143211777 gene encoding uncharacterized protein LOC143211777 isoform X1, which codes for MQEQTEELVQEETIMKKMQKVEDALQDSLHRVSVLENRLKTKLLTIENRERIETELEEVKEVLRKNEEKLQSLRRQNTKSFMVAGSMIFACFLLYGLYLMIFGKSIF
- the LOC143211777 gene encoding uncharacterized protein LOC143211777 isoform X2; this translates as MQEQTEELVQEETIMKKMQKVEDALQDSLHRVSVLENRLKTKLLTIENRERIETELEEVKEVLRKNEEKLQSLRRQNTKSFMKFDMIVTVESYSVSNINT
- the LOC143211775 gene encoding pyrimidodiazepine synthase, giving the protein MSSKHLTAGSVAPPIKPGTIRLYSMRFCPYAQRIHLVLDAKKLPYDVVYVNLANKPDWLLEKSPYGKVPCIELNGGETLYESLVVAEYLDEAYPENKLYPTNPLAKAKDKLLIDRFNSVISTIYKLYVNASMGCDVFEEALVGLELFEKELARRGTAFFGGNSPGMLDFMIWPWWERSDILKTLRGEQYVIPRDRFKRLLEWRSAMKDNSAVKNSYLNTEIHAKYMQSRLAGTPQYDLVTG